A single region of the Desulfobaccales bacterium genome encodes:
- the dapB gene encoding 4-hydroxy-tetrahydrodipicolinate reductase translates to MVKAIVTGVAGRMGGRIVHMMEAADGVQLVGAVESPGHAAVGKDVGEVVGLPHKGVTVVDSLAQVLPKGEVVIEFTHPEPSLANLRAVADAGKAMVLGTTGFAPPQIAEIQALASRAHLVFAPNMSVGVNLMFKVVADIARVLGESYDVEIVEAHHRLKKDAPSGTAIKLGQVIAHALDRELDKVGVYSRHGIIGQRTDKEIGIQTVRAGDIVGEHTVLFGGMGERLEIIHRAHSRDNFARGAVRAAQWIVTQPPGLYDMQDVLGLK, encoded by the coding sequence ATGGTCAAAGCGATCGTAACCGGAGTGGCAGGCCGGATGGGCGGCCGCATCGTACATATGATGGAAGCGGCTGACGGTGTCCAGTTGGTAGGGGCTGTGGAGTCACCGGGGCATGCCGCGGTAGGCAAAGATGTGGGTGAAGTCGTGGGGCTGCCTCATAAAGGGGTCACGGTGGTCGACTCTTTGGCCCAGGTGCTGCCCAAAGGTGAGGTGGTCATTGAATTCACCCACCCGGAGCCGTCGCTGGCCAATCTGCGCGCCGTGGCCGATGCGGGTAAGGCCATGGTGTTAGGGACCACCGGGTTTGCTCCGCCCCAGATCGCCGAGATTCAGGCCCTGGCCTCCCGGGCCCACCTGGTGTTCGCACCCAACATGAGCGTCGGGGTCAATCTCATGTTCAAGGTGGTGGCGGACATTGCCCGGGTGTTAGGCGAGAGCTACGACGTGGAGATCGTCGAAGCCCACCATCGCCTGAAAAAAGACGCGCCCAGCGGCACGGCCATCAAGTTGGGGCAGGTCATCGCCCACGCCCTGGACCGGGAGTTGGACAAGGTGGGGGTTTATTCCCGACATGGCATCATCGGCCAGCGCACCGACAAAGAGATTGGCATCCAGACGGTAAGGGCCGGGGACATCGTCGGGGAGCACACGGTGCTCTTCGGCGGCATGGGCGAGCGCCTGGAGATCATTCACCGGGCCCACAGCCGGGACAATTTCGCCCGGGGCGCGGTGCGGGCCGCGCAGTGGATAGTGACGCAACCGCCGGGCCTTTATGACATGCAGGACGTTTTGGGGTTGAAATAG
- the dapA gene encoding 4-hydroxy-tetrahydrodipicolinate synthase: MFKGAITAIVTPFKNGQFDEAAYRELIEFQIAGGVHGIVPCGTTGESPTLSHAEHKRVVETCIDQVKKRVVVIAGSGSNSTAESLELTQHAQAAGADAALLITPYYNKPTQEGLFQHYKTVAAKTKIPIVVYNVPGRTSVNLLPETMARLADIPNVVGLKDATGDLKQGAKTLQLCGDKITVLSGDDFTTFPLLCVGGMGVISVISNVAPKDMADMCNAFFKGDLTRARELHYKMWPLTEAMFFETNPAPAKTALKLMGKITGEIRQPLWAMSEANENKLRLVMQKYGLI; this comes from the coding sequence ATGTTCAAGGGAGCCATCACTGCCATTGTTACTCCCTTCAAAAACGGCCAATTCGACGAAGCGGCCTACCGGGAACTCATCGAGTTCCAAATCGCCGGAGGCGTCCATGGCATCGTACCCTGCGGCACCACCGGCGAATCCCCCACTCTATCTCACGCCGAGCACAAACGGGTGGTGGAGACCTGCATCGACCAGGTGAAAAAACGGGTTGTGGTGATCGCCGGGAGCGGCTCCAACAGCACCGCCGAATCCCTGGAACTGACCCAACATGCCCAGGCTGCCGGCGCGGATGCGGCCCTGCTGATCACTCCTTACTACAATAAACCGACCCAGGAAGGTCTCTTTCAGCACTATAAGACCGTGGCTGCCAAGACCAAGATTCCCATCGTGGTCTATAACGTGCCGGGCCGCACCAGCGTCAACCTGCTGCCGGAAACCATGGCGCGGCTGGCGGATATACCCAATGTCGTGGGCCTCAAGGACGCCACCGGGGACCTGAAACAGGGCGCCAAGACCTTGCAGCTGTGTGGCGATAAGATCACCGTGCTCTCCGGCGATGATTTCACCACTTTTCCCCTGTTGTGCGTGGGCGGCATGGGGGTGATTTCGGTGATCTCCAACGTGGCCCCCAAAGACATGGCGGATATGTGCAACGCCTTCTTTAAGGGCGACCTGACCCGGGCCCGGGAACTCCACTATAAGATGTGGCCCCTGACGGAGGCCATGTTCTTCGAGACCAACCCCGCCCCGGCCAAAACCGCCTTGAAACTGATGGGCAAAATCACCGGCGAAATCCGTCAACCCCTGTGGGCCATGTCCGAGGCCAACGAGAACAAACTGCGCCTGGTAATGCAGAAATATGGATTGATTTAG
- the dapF gene encoding diaminopimelate epimerase: MTTDTRRRILFFKMHGGGNDFVLIDHRERFIPEAEQPQFARRVCHRQLGAGADGLILIESTPSADFRWRFYNADGSEPEMCGNGGRCAARFAVLNNIAPADLSFETLAGTIKAEVRGRRVKLLMTGVGDVRMDQAIPLDGETLVGHFMKVGVPHVVVPVDDLEQAPITQWGRAVRFHPLFAPAGTNVNFIRVEGPQDLSIRTYERGVEDETLACGTGSVASALLSARLGQVNSPVTVHTRGGEALIIYFTLQGETFSEVYLEGNALVAYQGELWADELK; encoded by the coding sequence ATGACAACGGATACCAGACGCCGCATCCTTTTTTTCAAAATGCACGGTGGGGGCAACGATTTTGTGCTCATCGACCACCGGGAGCGCTTTATCCCCGAGGCCGAGCAGCCCCAGTTCGCCCGCCGGGTCTGCCATCGCCAACTGGGCGCCGGGGCCGACGGGCTCATCCTCATCGAGTCTACCCCCAGCGCGGATTTCCGTTGGCGGTTTTATAACGCCGACGGCTCCGAGCCCGAGATGTGCGGCAACGGTGGGCGCTGCGCCGCCAGATTCGCGGTCCTGAACAATATCGCCCCGGCCGATCTGTCGTTTGAAACCTTGGCGGGGACCATCAAGGCCGAAGTCCGGGGTCGCCGGGTCAAACTGCTCATGACCGGGGTTGGTGATGTGCGTATGGATCAAGCCATCCCCCTGGACGGGGAAACCCTCGTGGGCCATTTCATGAAGGTCGGTGTGCCCCATGTCGTGGTGCCCGTCGACGATCTGGAACAAGCTCCGATTACCCAGTGGGGCCGGGCGGTCCGCTTCCATCCGTTGTTTGCCCCCGCGGGCACCAATGTCAACTTTATCCGGGTAGAGGGGCCCCAGGACTTAAGCATTCGCACCTATGAACGCGGGGTGGAGGATGAGACCCTGGCCTGCGGCACCGGCTCGGTGGCCTCGGCCCTTTTGAGCGCCCGGCTGGGGCAGGTTAACTCCCCGGTGACCGTTCACACCCGGGGCGGCGAAGCCCTGATCATCTATTTTACCCTCCAGGGCGAGACCTTCAGCGAGGTCTACCTGGAAGGTAATGCCCTGGTGGCCTACCAGGGCGAACTGTGGGCCGACGAACTCAAGTAA
- the lysA gene encoding diaminopimelate decarboxylase — protein sequence MHHFNYQSGELFCENVPVRQIAEAVGTPFYVYSAATLTQHFQVFNTAFAAFPHIICFAVKANANLAVLRLFARLGAGADIVSGGELYRASQAGMDPGKIVYSGVGKKPEEIKAALKAGILLFNLESSQELEEINRIAGRLKLKARVALRINPNIDAKTHPYISTGLKKNKFGIDIDRAVEDYRRAQELPHLEVVGVACHIGSQITQVTPFVDALERLKELIERLRALGIQIRYLDLGGGLGIQYHDEEPPLPQEYGQKLLEHLKGLECTLILEPGRVLVGNAGILVTKVLYTKVTDAKHFIIVDAGMNDLARPSLYGSYHGLWPVMEADRPQVKASIVGPICESGDFLARDRLMPAFAPGEMLAVLSAGAYGFSMSSNYNARPRVPEILVQDRDFYVIRKRETYRQLTWGESIPEFLK from the coding sequence ATGCATCACTTCAATTACCAATCCGGTGAACTCTTCTGCGAAAACGTACCGGTGCGCCAAATTGCCGAGGCGGTGGGCACACCGTTTTACGTATACAGCGCCGCCACCCTGACCCAACACTTTCAGGTTTTTAACACTGCGTTTGCGGCGTTTCCGCATATAATCTGCTTTGCCGTGAAGGCCAATGCCAACCTGGCCGTCTTGAGGCTCTTTGCCCGGTTGGGAGCCGGGGCGGATATCGTCTCAGGCGGTGAACTCTATCGGGCCAGCCAGGCCGGCATGGACCCCGGCAAGATCGTCTACTCCGGAGTTGGGAAAAAGCCGGAGGAGATTAAAGCGGCCCTTAAGGCCGGCATCCTTTTGTTCAACCTGGAGTCCTCCCAGGAGTTGGAGGAGATCAACCGCATCGCCGGCCGCCTGAAGCTCAAGGCCAGGGTAGCCTTAAGAATCAATCCGAACATCGATGCGAAGACCCATCCCTACATCTCCACGGGGCTTAAAAAGAACAAGTTCGGCATCGACATCGACCGGGCGGTGGAGGATTATCGCCGGGCCCAGGAACTGCCGCACCTCGAAGTGGTGGGGGTGGCCTGCCACATCGGCTCCCAGATCACCCAGGTTACGCCCTTTGTGGACGCGTTGGAGCGGCTGAAAGAGTTGATCGAGCGCTTAAGGGCCCTGGGCATCCAGATCCGTTACCTTGACCTGGGCGGCGGCCTGGGGATTCAATACCACGACGAGGAGCCGCCGCTCCCGCAGGAGTATGGCCAGAAACTGTTGGAACACCTCAAGGGCCTTGAATGCACCCTCATCCTGGAGCCTGGACGGGTGCTGGTGGGCAACGCCGGCATCTTAGTAACCAAGGTGCTCTATACCAAGGTTACCGACGCCAAGCATTTCATTATCGTGGACGCGGGGATGAACGACCTGGCCCGCCCCAGCCTCTATGGCTCCTATCACGGCCTGTGGCCGGTGATGGAAGCGGACCGTCCCCAGGTGAAGGCCTCCATCGTTGGGCCTATCTGTGAATCCGGGGATTTCCTGGCCAGGGATCGCCTCATGCCGGCCTTTGCCCCGGGGGAGATGCTGGCGGTCTTGAGCGCCGGGGCCTATGGTTTTTCCATGAGTTCCAACTACAACGCCCGGCCCCGCGTGCCCGAAATCTTGGTGCAGGATCGGGATTTTTATGTTATCAGAAAAAGGGAGACATACCGCCAGCTTACCTGGGGGGAGTCCATCCCGGAGTTTTTGAAGTAA
- the argH gene encoding argininosuccinate lyase: MAHKPWGGRFESDTEKSVEDFTTSLSFDRRLYRQDIAGSIAHARMLAKQGIITQAEGEQIVAGLTEILLEIEAGEFEFDPALEDIHMAIEARLTSRLGEVGKKLHTARSRNDQVALDVRLYLAEAVEGLINDLRDLRLAGVRLAHLHQDTILPGYTHMQRAQPILLAHHLLAYDEMWRRDQERLHESLSRIEVSPLGAAALAGTTFPIDPHLVAAQVGFPKTFRNSLDAVSDRDFVIEFLAHASIIMVHLSRLSEELILWSSQEFGFVVLPDAYATGSSIMPQKKNPDVPELVRGKSGRVTGHLMGILMTLKGLPLAYNRDLQEDKEPLFDTVDTVRTSVQLMAGLLANLTVRPEKMAAALHGGFLTATDMADYLVTKGAPFRTAHEHVGNTVRYAESSGKELWELSLTEIQQFAPLAAADVFDWLKIENSVARRKSPGGTAPERVREALERAEAEIGLNLHEQKI, from the coding sequence ATGGCGCACAAACCCTGGGGGGGACGTTTCGAAAGCGACACCGAAAAGTCGGTGGAGGATTTCACCACCTCCTTGAGCTTTGACCGGCGTCTTTATCGCCAGGATATCGCCGGGTCCATCGCCCACGCCCGCATGTTGGCCAAGCAGGGCATTATCACACAGGCGGAAGGGGAGCAGATCGTCGCGGGGCTCACCGAGATTTTACTTGAAATCGAGGCCGGGGAATTCGAGTTCGACCCGGCCTTAGAGGACATCCACATGGCCATCGAGGCGCGGCTGACCAGCCGCCTCGGCGAAGTGGGGAAGAAGCTCCACACCGCCAGGAGCCGGAACGATCAGGTGGCTCTGGACGTTAGGCTCTACCTGGCCGAAGCAGTTGAAGGGCTCATCAATGACCTACGCGATCTGCGCCTGGCTGGGGTGCGCCTGGCGCACCTGCATCAAGACACCATCCTGCCCGGCTACACCCACATGCAGCGCGCCCAACCGATACTCTTGGCCCACCACCTCCTGGCCTACGACGAAATGTGGCGTAGGGACCAGGAGCGGTTGCACGAATCCTTGAGCCGCATCGAAGTCTCGCCCTTGGGGGCTGCGGCCTTGGCTGGCACTACCTTTCCCATCGACCCACATTTGGTGGCTGCCCAGGTAGGTTTTCCAAAAACCTTCCGCAACAGCCTGGACGCGGTGAGCGACCGGGATTTTGTGATTGAATTTCTTGCCCATGCCAGTATCATCATGGTGCACTTAAGCCGGCTGTCGGAAGAGCTTATCCTCTGGTCGTCTCAAGAATTCGGGTTCGTGGTGCTGCCCGACGCCTACGCCACGGGGTCTTCCATCATGCCCCAGAAGAAGAATCCCGACGTGCCGGAACTCGTTCGGGGCAAGAGCGGCCGGGTTACGGGCCACCTCATGGGCATCCTCATGACCCTGAAGGGGCTTCCCCTGGCCTATAACCGGGACCTCCAGGAGGATAAGGAGCCCCTGTTCGATACGGTGGACACTGTGCGCACCTCGGTCCAGTTGATGGCCGGGCTGCTTGCGAATCTCACGGTGCGGCCGGAGAAGATGGCTGCTGCCCTGCACGGCGGCTTTCTTACCGCCACCGACATGGCCGATTACCTGGTGACCAAAGGGGCGCCGTTTCGCACCGCCCACGAGCACGTAGGCAATACGGTGCGCTACGCTGAATCCAGCGGCAAAGAGCTGTGGGAATTGAGCCTCACTGAAATCCAGCAGTTTGCTCCTCTGGCCGCGGCCGACGTGTTTGATTGGCTCAAGATCGAAAACTCCGTGGCCCGGAGAAAATCTCCGGGAGGCACCGCGCCGGAACGGGTGCGCGAGGCCCTGGAACGGGCCGAAGCGGAAATAGGGTTGAACCTTCATGAGCAGAAGATTTAA
- a CDS encoding SdpI family protein yields the protein MVFWRPGPNLWFGVRLPWTLADPWIWNKSWRLASRLLMVMGVTVLISWRAFYISTAHLVGLSCLYTVILYRWKYGTWRFWKGHGWINYRPVARCRLCGHFQKLNNHADLPQGTCEACGAKLPDPKIGLKAAWPPWARNKPHSIK from the coding sequence ATGGTCTTCTGGCGGCCCGGACCCAATCTCTGGTTCGGGGTGCGGCTGCCCTGGACCCTGGCCGATCCCTGGATCTGGAACAAATCCTGGCGCCTGGCGTCCCGCCTGCTTATGGTCATGGGCGTCACCGTGTTGATTTCCTGGCGGGCGTTCTATATCTCCACCGCGCACCTGGTGGGCCTGAGCTGCCTCTACACGGTCATCCTGTACCGCTGGAAATACGGCACCTGGCGCTTCTGGAAGGGCCACGGCTGGATTAATTACCGCCCAGTGGCGCGTTGCCGCCTATGCGGTCATTTTCAGAAGCTGAACAACCACGCCGACCTGCCCCAGGGCACTTGTGAGGCCTGCGGCGCCAAACTGCCGGACCCCAAAATAGGGCTTAAAGCGGCCTGGCCGCCATGGGCGAGGAATAAACCACACTCAATTAAATGA
- a CDS encoding argininosuccinate synthase, with translation MANINKIVLAYSGGLDTSVILKWLKETYQCPVVAFAADLGQGEELAEVAAKAKATGADEVYVEDLKEEFVRDFVWPMFRANALYEGSYLLGTSIARPLIAKAQVEVAIKTGADAVSHGATGKGNDQVRFELTYMALKPDLKIIVPWREWDLAGRADCVAYAEKHGIPVPVTQEKPYSSDRNLLHISFEGGILEDPWAEPPADMFTLTKSPEAAPDKPRYIEIDFEHGDPMVVDGEALSPAALLARLNLIGGEHGIGRVDLVENRYVGLKSRGVYETPGGTILRAAHMAVESVTLDREVMHLRDSLMPRYAELVYYGYWYAPERYALQKLIDEAQQPVTGTARLKLYKGNVTVVGRKAPKSLYQPSLVTFEAGGDYRQSDATGFIRLNALRLKIRAKLEGK, from the coding sequence ATGGCAAATATAAACAAAATTGTTCTAGCCTACTCCGGCGGCCTCGATACCTCGGTAATTCTCAAGTGGCTTAAGGAAACTTACCAATGCCCCGTGGTGGCCTTTGCCGCGGACCTGGGCCAGGGAGAGGAACTGGCGGAGGTGGCGGCCAAGGCCAAGGCCACCGGCGCGGATGAAGTCTACGTCGAAGACCTGAAGGAAGAGTTCGTCCGGGATTTCGTCTGGCCCATGTTCCGGGCCAACGCCCTCTATGAGGGCTCGTATCTGTTGGGCACCTCCATCGCCCGGCCCCTCATCGCCAAGGCCCAGGTGGAGGTAGCCATTAAGACCGGCGCCGACGCGGTGAGCCACGGCGCCACCGGCAAGGGCAACGACCAGGTGCGCTTCGAGCTTACCTACATGGCCTTGAAGCCCGATCTCAAAATCATCGTGCCCTGGCGGGAGTGGGACCTGGCGGGCCGGGCGGACTGCGTGGCTTATGCCGAAAAGCACGGCATCCCCGTGCCGGTAACCCAGGAAAAGCCCTATTCTAGCGACCGCAACCTCCTGCACATCAGCTTCGAAGGTGGCATCCTGGAAGACCCTTGGGCCGAGCCGCCTGCGGATATGTTCACGCTTACCAAGTCGCCGGAAGCCGCGCCCGACAAACCGCGTTATATCGAAATTGACTTTGAGCATGGCGACCCGATGGTCGTGGACGGCGAGGCTTTGAGCCCCGCGGCGCTCCTGGCCCGGCTCAACTTGATCGGCGGCGAGCACGGCATCGGCCGGGTGGACCTGGTGGAGAACCGCTACGTTGGCCTTAAATCCCGGGGGGTCTACGAAACCCCGGGCGGCACCATCCTGCGGGCGGCGCACATGGCGGTGGAGTCCGTCACCCTGGACCGGGAAGTGATGCACCTCAGGGATTCCCTCATGCCCCGGTACGCCGAACTCGTCTATTACGGCTACTGGTACGCCCCGGAGCGTTATGCCCTGCAAAAGCTCATCGACGAGGCGCAGCAACCCGTGACCGGCACTGCCCGCCTAAAACTGTATAAGGGCAACGTCACCGTGGTAGGTCGCAAAGCTCCAAAATCCCTGTACCAGCCGTCGCTCGTGACCTTTGAGGCCGGAGGGGATTACCGCCAATCAGATGCCACCGGTTTCATCCGCTTAAACGCCCTGCGCCTGAAAATCAGGGCGAAGCTGGAAGGGAAGTAG
- the argF gene encoding ornithine carbamoyltransferase produces MTRHLLTILDLSREEIVTLLARARELKALHKEQRDPASLKGKTVAMIFDKPSTRTRVSFEAGIAQLGGSSIYLAPGQTQMSRNEPEADTARVLSRYVDGVVVRTFAQETVEELARHATIPVVNGLTDTHHPCQVLSDLMTMQERFGDLTGLKVAWVGDGNNMANSWITAAMHLDFPLYLACPAGYAPDAALLAQAKKEGARVYLGQDPKEAVAGALVINTDVWASMGQEDEAAERQKFFEPYQVNANLLKLAAPEAIVLHCLPAHRGEEITAEVLDGPQSAAWDQAENRMHFQKALLEWLLG; encoded by the coding sequence ATGACCCGGCACCTGTTGACTATTCTGGATTTGAGCCGGGAAGAGATCGTTACCCTCCTGGCCCGGGCTAGGGAACTCAAGGCTCTGCATAAAGAGCAGCGGGACCCGGCGTCCCTCAAGGGCAAAACCGTAGCTATGATTTTCGACAAGCCCTCCACCCGCACCCGGGTCTCCTTTGAGGCGGGGATTGCGCAACTCGGGGGCTCCAGCATCTATCTGGCCCCGGGCCAGACGCAGATGTCCCGGAACGAGCCGGAGGCCGACACCGCCCGTGTGTTGTCCCGGTACGTTGACGGCGTGGTAGTGCGGACCTTTGCCCAGGAGACCGTGGAGGAACTGGCCCGTCATGCCACCATCCCCGTGGTCAACGGCCTGACGGACACCCACCACCCCTGCCAGGTGCTCAGCGACCTCATGACCATGCAGGAGCGCTTCGGCGATCTTACTGGCTTGAAGGTGGCCTGGGTGGGGGACGGCAACAACATGGCCAACTCCTGGATCACCGCGGCCATGCACCTGGATTTTCCCCTGTACCTGGCCTGTCCCGCCGGCTACGCGCCCGACGCCGCCCTGCTCGCCCAGGCCAAGAAAGAAGGGGCCAGGGTCTACCTGGGTCAGGACCCCAAAGAGGCCGTGGCCGGAGCCCTGGTGATCAACACCGACGTCTGGGCCTCCATGGGCCAGGAAGACGAGGCCGCGGAACGCCAGAAATTTTTTGAGCCCTACCAGGTAAATGCCAATTTACTCAAGCTGGCCGCGCCCGAAGCCATCGTGCTCCATTGCCTCCCGGCCCACCGGGGCGAGGAGATCACCGCCGAGGTCCTGGACGGCCCTCAGTCCGCGGCCTGGGACCAGGCGGAAAACCGGATGCACTTCCAAAAGGCGCTCCTAGAATGGCTTTTAGGATAG
- a CDS encoding acetylornithine transaminase, whose translation MNNNWINRSNKVVMNTYGRQPLVLVKGEGCRVWDDAGREYLDFLAGLAVCNLGHAHPEIAKAAASQLTQLVHVSNIYYTTPMVELAEALVHLSFADRVFFANSGAEVNEGAIKLVRRYSRERFGEGRHRIISMENSFHGRTLGALSATGQPKFWQGFDPLLPGFSFVPFNDLDAVAKAVDETVCAVMLEPVQGEGGVNLPSPDYLKGLRQLCDDRGLLLILDEIQAGLGRTGKLFAYENFGITPDVMTLAKGLANGLPMGALLATEEVASAFVPGTHASTFGAGPVVAAAAKTAVGLLSQPEFLASVREKGEFLRAKLADFQAQFPIVKEVRGLGLMWGLELTQQGADVITACRERGLLINCTQGNVIRLLPPLVVSPQELDKGLAILGVSLQAVFP comes from the coding sequence ATGAACAACAATTGGATTAATCGTTCAAACAAAGTAGTAATGAACACCTACGGCCGGCAGCCGCTGGTGCTGGTGAAAGGCGAGGGCTGCCGGGTCTGGGACGATGCCGGCCGGGAATATCTGGACTTTTTGGCGGGGTTGGCAGTGTGCAATCTGGGGCATGCCCATCCGGAAATCGCCAAGGCCGCAGCAAGCCAACTGACCCAGTTGGTCCACGTCTCCAACATCTACTACACCACCCCCATGGTGGAGCTGGCCGAAGCGCTGGTGCACCTGTCCTTTGCGGACCGGGTCTTTTTTGCCAATTCCGGGGCGGAAGTTAACGAAGGAGCCATCAAGCTGGTGCGGCGCTATTCCCGTGAGCGGTTCGGGGAAGGGCGGCACCGGATCATCAGCATGGAAAACTCCTTCCACGGCCGCACTCTGGGCGCGCTTTCCGCCACGGGCCAGCCCAAGTTCTGGCAGGGGTTCGACCCCTTGCTACCGGGTTTCAGCTTTGTGCCCTTTAACGACCTGGACGCGGTGGCCAAGGCCGTGGATGAAACCGTGTGCGCCGTCATGCTGGAGCCCGTCCAGGGTGAAGGCGGCGTCAATCTGCCCTCGCCCGATTATCTCAAAGGCTTGCGGCAATTGTGCGATGATAGGGGTCTGTTGCTGATCCTGGATGAAATTCAGGCCGGCCTGGGCCGCACCGGCAAGCTCTTTGCCTATGAAAATTTTGGCATCACGCCTGACGTCATGACTCTGGCCAAAGGCTTGGCCAACGGCCTGCCCATGGGGGCGCTTTTGGCCACCGAAGAGGTAGCCTCGGCCTTTGTCCCCGGCACCCACGCCAGCACCTTCGGGGCGGGGCCGGTGGTGGCCGCGGCGGCTAAGACCGCAGTAGGCCTTCTGAGCCAGCCGGAGTTTCTGGCCTCGGTGCGGGAGAAAGGTGAATTTCTCCGGGCGAAGCTCGCAGATTTTCAGGCCCAGTTCCCTATTGTTAAGGAAGTCCGGGGCTTGGGCCTTATGTGGGGCCTAGAGCTGACCCAGCAAGGTGCGGACGTGATCACTGCCTGCCGGGAGCGGGGTCTGCTCATCAACTGCACCCAGGGCAATGTCATCCGGCTGCTCCCGCCCTTGGTGGTGAGCCCCCAGGAACTAGACAAAGGCCTGGCTATCCTGGGAGTATCTCTACAGGCGGTATTTCCATGA
- the argB gene encoding acetylglutamate kinase produces MTNEWVKKAEVLLEALPYMRRFQGQTLVIKYGGAAMTEPELKAAFARDMTLLQYLGIHPVVVHGGGPQIGQVLAKMNIPTRFVDGLRVTDESTMDVVEMVLAGKVNKEIVNLINAAGGNAVGLSGKDGRLLMAKKLHYYRPREDEPPEIIDIGLVGEVVGVNSALLRTLQDHHFIPVVAPVGVGEAGETYNINADLVAGAVAKAMGAVKLILLTDVAGVLDVDGHLVSSLNRDVALAMMDTGAIKGGMIPKVNCCLDAVANGVGKAHILDGRALHAVLLEIFTDTGIGTEIVT; encoded by the coding sequence ATGACGAATGAATGGGTAAAAAAAGCGGAAGTATTACTTGAGGCCTTGCCCTATATGCGCCGCTTCCAGGGGCAGACCCTGGTCATCAAGTACGGCGGCGCGGCCATGACCGAACCGGAACTTAAAGCCGCGTTCGCCCGGGATATGACGCTCCTGCAATACCTGGGCATCCACCCGGTGGTGGTGCACGGCGGTGGTCCCCAGATCGGCCAGGTCTTGGCCAAGATGAACATCCCCACCCGGTTTGTGGACGGCCTCCGGGTCACCGACGAGAGCACCATGGATGTGGTGGAGATGGTCCTGGCGGGTAAGGTCAATAAAGAGATCGTCAATCTGATCAACGCCGCCGGTGGCAACGCCGTGGGCTTAAGCGGCAAGGACGGCAGGTTGCTCATGGCCAAAAAACTCCATTACTACCGCCCCCGTGAGGACGAGCCCCCGGAGATCATCGACATCGGGCTGGTGGGTGAGGTAGTAGGGGTCAACAGCGCCCTGCTCCGCACCCTCCAGGATCACCATTTCATCCCGGTGGTGGCGCCGGTGGGGGTGGGGGAAGCCGGGGAAACCTATAACATCAACGCCGACCTGGTGGCAGGCGCAGTGGCTAAGGCCATGGGTGCGGTTAAGCTCATTTTGCTCACCGATGTGGCCGGGGTCTTGGACGTTGACGGCCATCTGGTCTCGTCCCTGAACCGGGACGTGGCCCTGGCCATGATGGACACGGGCGCCATCAAAGGCGGCATGATCCCCAAGGTCAACTGCTGCCTGGATGCGGTGGCGAATGGCGTGGGCAAGGCCCATATCCTGGACGGCCGCGCCCTGCACGCGGTCCTCCTGGAGATCTTTACCGATACCGGTATCGGCACGGAAATAGTAACGTAG